Proteins encoded within one genomic window of Empedobacter falsenii:
- a CDS encoding serine hydrolase domain-containing protein gives MKILWKIIKWFIIIICVLILILYATGNDYIFRGVKLTYMKGESTANINDYKDFDNNVILAGAPRVWHQHLDYNQFPLSANFEKEMNDFGTAGLVIIKDNQILSEYYFNGYAQNDITNSFSMAKTFTTMMLGKAIEQGYIKSLDQKITDFIPEFKDDKYGAECTVGDLSAMTSGYDWDEDYYFPLNPTAKAYYGDDIVKQMLDRKFVSQPGGHFKYQSSDTQLLGIVIERAVKNKSLSQYFQEEFWQPMGMELDAQWSKDNPKGMEKTYCCFNATARDFAKLGQLLLNDGNWYGKQILDSTFVQKMVLPNKKAFGPNEPKIYGYSVWMDYNYKTSFYAMLGHLGQRIIVIPSEKLVVVRTGKTHNDQPNNRPIADGDVYRLVDEAIRINQKVKENDPTNSLQ, from the coding sequence ATGAAAATACTTTGGAAAATAATAAAATGGTTCATCATAATCATTTGTGTATTAATCCTAATTCTTTATGCAACAGGGAATGACTACATTTTTCGTGGCGTAAAATTAACCTATATGAAAGGTGAAAGCACTGCAAATATCAACGATTACAAAGATTTTGATAACAATGTAATTTTGGCAGGTGCACCGCGAGTTTGGCATCAACATTTAGATTATAATCAATTTCCGTTGTCAGCTAACTTCGAAAAAGAGATGAACGATTTCGGAACTGCTGGATTGGTTATTATAAAAGATAATCAAATTTTGAGCGAATATTATTTTAATGGATATGCGCAAAATGATATTACCAATTCTTTTTCGATGGCGAAAACATTCACAACAATGATGTTAGGAAAAGCGATTGAGCAAGGTTATATCAAAAGTTTAGATCAAAAAATAACAGATTTCATTCCAGAATTTAAAGATGATAAATATGGAGCTGAATGTACAGTTGGCGATTTATCTGCGATGACATCTGGTTATGATTGGGACGAAGATTATTATTTTCCGCTCAATCCTACTGCAAAAGCGTATTATGGCGATGATATCGTTAAACAAATGTTAGATCGAAAATTTGTTTCTCAACCTGGCGGACATTTCAAATATCAATCGAGTGACACGCAATTATTAGGAATTGTGATTGAACGCGCAGTGAAAAATAAATCGTTATCACAATATTTTCAAGAAGAATTTTGGCAACCAATGGGCATGGAATTAGATGCGCAATGGTCGAAAGATAATCCGAAAGGAATGGAGAAAACCTATTGTTGCTTCAATGCGACAGCGCGAGATTTTGCAAAACTTGGACAATTATTATTGAATGATGGAAATTGGTACGGAAAACAAATTTTGGATTCAACATTTGTTCAGAAAATGGTTTTACCAAACAAAAAAGCGTTCGGACCAAATGAACCAAAAATTTATGGTTATTCAGTTTGGATGGATTACAATTACAAAACGTCTTTTTATGCGATGTTAGGACATTTGGGACAACGTATCATTGTAATTCCTTCAGAAAAATTAGTTGTTGTTCGAACTGGAAAAACACACAATGATCAGCCAAATAATCGTCCAATTGCAGATGGTGATGTTTATCGATTGGTAGACGAAGCGATACGAATTAATCAAAAAGTGAAAGAAAATGATCCAACGAATTCCTTACAGTAA
- a CDS encoding 3'-5' exonuclease has protein sequence MIQRIPYSKILFLDIETVPQTDDWNLLTERTQALWEKKTAYQRNNNEISPEEFYHERAGIMAEFGKIVCISVGIVVKDSFIHIKSFYGHDEKKLLEDFNSMLIENFFKPDHILCAHNGKEFDFPYIARRMMINQIEIPAILQLFGKKPWEVQHLDTMELWKFGDYKNFTSLDLLANVFEIPTPKDDIDGSQVARVYYDENNVERIKDYCEKDVVTLINVFRKMRYDQPLQRKEDL, from the coding sequence ATGATCCAACGAATTCCTTACAGTAAAATATTATTTTTAGATATAGAAACGGTTCCACAAACTGATGATTGGAATCTTTTGACTGAAAGAACACAAGCTCTTTGGGAAAAGAAAACAGCTTATCAACGCAATAATAACGAGATTTCTCCTGAAGAATTTTACCACGAACGCGCTGGAATTATGGCAGAATTCGGGAAAATAGTCTGTATTTCGGTCGGAATTGTTGTCAAAGATTCTTTTATTCACATCAAAAGTTTTTATGGACATGATGAGAAAAAATTGTTAGAAGATTTCAATTCAATGTTGATTGAAAACTTTTTTAAGCCTGATCATATTTTATGTGCGCACAACGGAAAAGAATTCGATTTTCCGTACATCGCTCGCCGAATGATGATTAATCAAATTGAAATTCCAGCTATTTTGCAATTATTTGGTAAAAAACCATGGGAAGTTCAGCATTTGGACACAATGGAGTTATGGAAATTTGGTGATTACAAGAACTTTACATCATTAGATTTATTGGCAAATGTTTTCGAAATTCCTACTCCGAAAGATGATATCGATGGTTCGCAAGTTGCGCGTGTATATTACGATGAAAACAATGTAGAACGCATCAAAGATTATTGTGAAAAAGATGTTGTAACCTTGATTAATGTTTTCAGGAAAATGCGCTACGATCAACCTTTACAACGAAAAGAAGATTTATAA
- a CDS encoding superoxide dismutase, producing the protein MAFELAKLPYAFDALEPHIDAKTMEIHHDKHHAAYTNNLNAAIEGTDLANATIEEILAKGTDKPAVRNNGGGFYNHNLFWEILTPGGANQPTAEVADAINAAFGSFEAFKDEFSKAAATRFGSGWAWLIVKDGKLVVTSTPNQDSTLMPVADVQGFPVLGLDVWEHAYYLNYQNRRPDYIEAFFSVINWDKVAERFASAK; encoded by the coding sequence ATGGCTTTTGAATTAGCAAAATTACCTTATGCATTTGATGCATTAGAACCTCATATTGACGCAAAAACAATGGAAATTCACCATGACAAACACCATGCTGCGTATACAAATAACTTGAATGCTGCTATTGAAGGAACTGATTTAGCAAACGCTACAATCGAAGAAATTTTAGCAAAAGGAACTGACAAACCAGCTGTTCGTAACAATGGTGGTGGTTTTTACAATCACAATTTATTCTGGGAAATTTTAACTCCAGGTGGTGCTAATCAACCAACTGCAGAAGTTGCTGATGCAATTAACGCTGCTTTTGGATCTTTTGAAGCTTTCAAAGATGAGTTTTCTAAAGCTGCTGCAACACGCTTTGGCTCTGGATGGGCTTGGTTAATCGTAAAAGATGGAAAATTAGTTGTAACATCAACTCCAAATCAAGATTCTACTTTGATGCCTGTTGCTGATGTACAAGGATTTCCTGTTTTAGGATTAGATGTTTGGGAACATGCTTATTACTTAAATTACCAAAACCGTCGTCCTGATTATATCGAGGCTTTCTTCTCTGTAATTAACTGGGATAAAGTTGCGGAAAGATTTGCATCTGCAAAATAA
- a CDS encoding aconitate hydratase, with translation MAFDINMIKGVYAKMQERVDAAKTIVGRPLTYSEKILYAHLFDGKPTQAYTRGESYVDFAPDRVAMQDATAQMALLQFMQAGKTKTAVPSTVHCDHLIQAKVGAKTDLQEAINKSSEVFNFLESVSNKYGIGFWKPGAGIIHQVVLENYAFPGGMMIGTDSHTPNAGGLGMVAIGVGGADAVDVMSGMAWELKMPKLIGVKLTGKLSGWAAPKDVILEVAGRLTVKGGTGAIVEYFGEGAESLSATGKGTICNMGAEIGATTSIFAYDDASERYLRATDRNDVADAANAHKSYLRSDDEVYANPENFYDQLIEINLSELEPRLNGPFTPDLMTPVSKMKETAAANGWPLDVEWGLIGSCTNSSYEDLTRAASIAQQALDKGLEAKSSFGINPGSEVVRYTADRDGLLKTFEDLDAVIFTNACGPCIGQWDREGADKEEKNTIVHSFNRNFKKRADGNPNTYAFVTSPEMVAAIAISGRLDFNPLTDKLINKFGEEVMLDAPKGEELPTKGYAYEDNGYQAPVEDGSRVEVIVNPNSERLQLLEGFKPWNGENILGAKLLIKAFGKCTTDHISMAGPWLRFRGHLDNISNNTLIGAVNAFNQETNSVKNQLTGEYGPVPDTARAYKAAGVPSVIVGDENYGEGSSREHAAMQPRHLGAVAVLVRSFARIHETNLKKQGMLALTFADKADYDKVQEDDTINFIDLTEFAPGKPLTIEFVHADGSKDLVVANHTYNAQQIEWFKAGSALNLIKAQQA, from the coding sequence ATGGCATTTGATATAAATATGATTAAAGGCGTTTATGCCAAAATGCAAGAACGTGTAGATGCTGCGAAAACTATCGTAGGTCGACCTTTAACGTACTCAGAAAAAATTTTATATGCTCACTTGTTTGACGGAAAACCAACGCAAGCGTATACAAGAGGAGAATCTTATGTAGATTTTGCGCCAGATCGTGTAGCAATGCAAGATGCAACTGCTCAAATGGCTTTGTTGCAATTTATGCAAGCAGGAAAAACAAAAACGGCTGTTCCTTCTACGGTTCACTGTGATCACTTGATTCAAGCTAAAGTTGGAGCAAAAACCGATTTACAAGAAGCAATCAATAAATCATCAGAAGTATTTAATTTCTTAGAATCAGTTTCTAATAAATATGGAATTGGATTCTGGAAACCAGGTGCAGGAATTATTCACCAAGTAGTATTAGAAAACTATGCATTTCCAGGAGGAATGATGATTGGTACCGATTCTCATACGCCAAATGCAGGTGGATTAGGAATGGTAGCAATTGGTGTTGGTGGTGCCGATGCTGTTGACGTAATGTCTGGAATGGCTTGGGAATTAAAAATGCCAAAATTAATCGGAGTTAAATTAACAGGTAAATTATCTGGTTGGGCTGCTCCCAAAGACGTTATTTTAGAAGTTGCTGGACGTTTAACTGTAAAAGGTGGAACAGGAGCAATTGTAGAGTATTTTGGAGAAGGAGCTGAGTCTTTATCTGCAACAGGTAAAGGAACAATTTGTAACATGGGTGCAGAAATTGGAGCAACAACTTCAATCTTCGCTTATGATGATGCTTCAGAAAGATATTTAAGAGCGACTGATCGTAATGATGTAGCAGATGCTGCAAATGCTCACAAATCTTATTTACGTTCTGATGATGAAGTTTATGCAAATCCTGAAAACTTCTATGATCAATTAATTGAAATCAACTTATCTGAATTAGAGCCTCGTTTGAATGGTCCTTTTACGCCAGATTTAATGACACCAGTTTCTAAAATGAAAGAAACTGCAGCAGCTAATGGTTGGCCTTTAGATGTTGAATGGGGATTAATCGGTTCTTGTACAAACTCTTCTTACGAAGATTTGACGCGTGCTGCTTCGATTGCGCAACAAGCTTTAGACAAAGGTTTAGAAGCAAAATCATCTTTCGGAATTAACCCAGGTTCTGAGGTAGTTCGTTATACAGCCGATCGTGATGGTTTATTAAAAACTTTCGAGGATTTAGATGCAGTTATCTTTACAAATGCTTGTGGACCTTGTATTGGTCAATGGGATCGTGAAGGAGCGGATAAAGAAGAAAAAAATACAATCGTTCACTCATTCAACCGTAACTTCAAAAAACGTGCGGACGGAAATCCAAATACATATGCTTTCGTAACATCTCCTGAAATGGTTGCAGCGATTGCAATTTCTGGACGTTTAGATTTTAATCCATTAACAGATAAATTAATCAATAAATTTGGTGAAGAAGTAATGTTAGATGCTCCAAAAGGAGAGGAATTACCAACAAAAGGTTATGCTTACGAAGATAATGGATATCAAGCACCAGTTGAAGACGGTTCTCGTGTAGAAGTGATCGTAAATCCAAATTCTGAGCGTTTACAATTATTAGAAGGTTTCAAACCTTGGAATGGTGAAAACATTTTGGGTGCTAAATTATTAATAAAAGCATTTGGTAAATGTACAACTGACCATATTTCTATGGCTGGACCTTGGTTACGTTTCCGTGGACACTTAGATAATATTTCGAATAATACTTTGATTGGTGCTGTAAATGCATTCAATCAAGAAACAAATTCAGTTAAAAATCAATTAACAGGAGAATACGGACCAGTTCCAGACACTGCACGTGCATATAAAGCGGCAGGTGTACCTTCTGTAATTGTTGGTGACGAAAACTACGGAGAAGGTTCTTCTCGTGAGCATGCGGCAATGCAACCACGTCATTTAGGTGCTGTAGCAGTATTAGTACGTTCTTTTGCACGTATCCACGAAACAAATCTTAAAAAGCAAGGAATGTTAGCGTTGACATTTGCGGATAAAGCAGATTATGATAAAGTACAAGAAGATGATACAATCAACTTTATAGACTTAACAGAATTTGCACCAGGAAAACCTTTGACAATCGAGTTTGTTCATGCAGATGGATCTAAAGATTTAGTTGTAGCAAATCATACATACAATGCACAACAAATTGAATGGTTCAAAGCTGGATCAGCATTAAATTTAATTAAAGCGCAACAAGCGTAA
- a CDS encoding hemolysin family protein — MDTYSQISTLFLVANHNVADEISVAKLLLTIFLVLLNGFFVAAEFAIVKVRSSQIEVNQDINERTSNAAKRIVNHLDSYLAATQLGITLASLGLGWVGESSLTPVIVKLFEVVGLTSPSWTAIAHNVAFPAAFVIITILHIVFGELAPKSIAIQYPTKTTFTVAWPLRAFYFVFKPLIVLMNGLANVILRAIGIHPIHGGEIHTEEELKMIITESSEGGAIEESERNLIQNVFEFDDRRVMNIQTLRKNVSAININTSVKDALDYAINEGYSRYPVYEEEFDNIKGVIYAKDLIKQLLENPNQTEIEGLLREPIFISENALIKNVMKQFQKKHMQIAIVTNEVGEVAGIVSMEDILEELVGEIQDEYDNEDPIVSRVSEGVYNINAHNAISDINRLVPFRFEESEHYDTLAGLISECYPDKELTEGDLIDLEEYTGTIIKMYRNSVEQVQLKVKDELIENFRDEPDSAEDDEN; from the coding sequence ATGGATACATACTCCCAGATTTCGACATTGTTTTTAGTCGCTAATCACAATGTCGCCGATGAAATTTCTGTAGCAAAACTTTTGCTTACAATTTTCCTTGTTTTATTAAATGGTTTTTTCGTTGCAGCCGAGTTTGCAATTGTAAAAGTACGTTCGTCACAAATTGAAGTTAATCAAGATATTAACGAAAGAACTTCAAATGCTGCAAAACGAATCGTTAATCATTTAGATTCTTATCTTGCCGCAACACAGTTAGGTATTACATTAGCTTCGCTTGGTCTTGGTTGGGTTGGAGAAAGCTCTTTAACGCCTGTAATCGTAAAACTTTTTGAAGTAGTTGGTTTAACTTCTCCTTCATGGACAGCGATTGCGCATAATGTTGCGTTTCCAGCAGCTTTCGTTATCATTACTATTTTGCACATTGTTTTTGGTGAATTAGCACCGAAATCTATCGCAATTCAGTATCCAACGAAAACTACATTTACAGTAGCTTGGCCACTTCGTGCATTTTATTTTGTTTTCAAACCGCTTATTGTGTTAATGAATGGTTTGGCAAATGTAATTCTTCGTGCGATTGGAATTCATCCTATTCATGGAGGTGAAATTCACACAGAAGAAGAGTTGAAAATGATTATTACAGAGAGTTCTGAAGGTGGAGCAATTGAGGAATCTGAGCGTAATTTAATTCAAAATGTGTTTGAGTTTGATGATCGTCGTGTGATGAATATTCAAACTTTACGAAAAAATGTTTCTGCAATTAATATTAATACTTCTGTAAAAGATGCATTAGATTATGCGATTAACGAAGGTTATTCGCGTTATCCAGTTTACGAAGAAGAATTTGATAATATAAAAGGTGTCATTTACGCAAAAGATTTAATCAAGCAATTGTTAGAAAATCCAAATCAAACTGAAATTGAAGGATTGTTGCGTGAGCCAATTTTTATTTCAGAAAATGCGTTGATTAAAAATGTAATGAAACAATTTCAGAAAAAACATATGCAAATTGCAATTGTAACAAATGAAGTTGGTGAAGTTGCAGGGATTGTTTCGATGGAAGATATCTTGGAGGAATTGGTTGGAGAAATTCAAGACGAATATGATAACGAAGATCCTATTGTTTCTCGTGTTTCTGAAGGTGTTTATAATATAAATGCACACAATGCGATAAGCGATATTAATCGTTTAGTGCCGTTTAGATTCGAAGAAAGCGAACATTATGATACGTTGGCTGGATTGATTTCTGAATGTTATCCTGATAAGGAATTAACGGAAGGAGATTTGATTGATTTGGAAGAATATACAGGAACAATTATCAAAATGTACCGAAACTCTGTTGAACAAGTACAATTGAAAGTGAAAGATGAATTGATTGAAAACTTCCGCGATGAACCAGATTCTGCAGAAGATGATGAAAATTAA
- a CDS encoding bifunctional aconitate hydratase 2/2-methylisocitrate dehydratase, protein MSLYQEYLNEIEERKGQGLHPKPIDGAELLSEIINQIKDVNNEYREDSVKFFIYNTLPGTTSAAGVKAKFLKEIILGEATVAEITPAYAFELLSHMKGGPSIEVLLDLALGNDEAIAKQAAEVLKTQVFLYDADTARLADAFKAGNAIAKDILESYAKAEFFTELPAVAEEIKVVTYIAAEGDISTDLLSPGNQAHSRSDRELHGQCMITPAAQAEIKALQAQHPDASVMLIAEKGTMGVGSSRMSGVNNVALWTGKQASPYVPFVNIAPIVAGTNGISPIFLTTVDVTGGIGIDLKNWKKQVDANGDVVRNEAGDPVLEEVYSVATGTVLTINTKTQKLYNGDQELIDISRSLTPQKMEFIKAGGSYAIVFGKKIQTFAAQTLGIEAPAVFAPSKEISNDGQGLTAVEKIFNNNAVGSTPGKVLHAGSDVRVKVNIVGSQDTTGLMTSQELEAMAATVIAPTVDGAYQSGCHTASVWDKKAQANIPKLMKFMNDFGVITARDPKGEYHAMTDVIHKVLNDITIDEWAIIIGGDSHTRMSKGVAFGADSGTVALALATGEASMPIPESVKVTFKGEMKQHMDFRDVVHATQAQMLKQFDGENVFQGRIIEVHIGTLLADQAFTFTDWTAEMKAKASICISQDDTLIQSLEIAKSRIQIMIEKGMDNKNQVLQGLIDKANKRIEEIKSGAKPALTPDANAKYYAEVVIDLDIIEEPMIADPDVNNADVSKRYTHDTIRDLTYYGGDKHVDLGFVGSCMVHKDDLKIVSQMLRNVEKANGKVEFKAPLVVAAPTYNIIDELKAEGDWEMLQKYSGFEFSDLLPKSTARTEYENIMYLERPGCNLCMGNQEKAEKGDTVMATSTRLFQGRVVEDRDGKKGESLLASTPVVVLSAILGRIPNIEEYKAAVEGINLTKFKPISMN, encoded by the coding sequence ATGAGTCTTTACCAAGAGTATCTTAACGAGATTGAAGAAAGAAAAGGTCAAGGTTTACATCCAAAACCAATTGATGGTGCAGAATTACTAAGTGAAATCATTAATCAAATTAAAGATGTTAACAACGAATACCGCGAGGATTCTGTTAAATTCTTTATCTATAACACATTGCCAGGAACAACTTCTGCTGCAGGTGTAAAAGCAAAATTTTTAAAAGAGATTATTTTAGGAGAAGCTACAGTTGCTGAAATTACACCAGCTTATGCTTTCGAATTGTTATCTCACATGAAAGGAGGACCATCTATCGAGGTTCTTTTAGACTTAGCTTTAGGAAACGACGAAGCAATTGCAAAACAAGCTGCTGAAGTTCTTAAAACACAAGTTTTCTTATACGATGCAGATACAGCGCGTTTAGCTGATGCTTTTAAAGCAGGAAATGCAATCGCAAAAGATATTTTAGAAAGTTATGCAAAAGCAGAGTTCTTTACTGAATTACCAGCAGTTGCAGAAGAAATTAAAGTAGTTACTTACATTGCTGCTGAAGGTGATATTTCTACGGATTTATTATCTCCAGGTAACCAAGCGCACTCTCGTTCTGATAGAGAATTGCACGGCCAATGTATGATTACGCCAGCTGCTCAAGCGGAAATTAAAGCATTACAAGCGCAACATCCTGATGCTTCTGTGATGTTAATTGCTGAAAAAGGTACAATGGGAGTTGGTTCTTCTCGTATGTCAGGTGTTAACAACGTGGCTTTATGGACAGGAAAACAAGCATCGCCTTACGTTCCTTTCGTAAATATTGCGCCAATTGTTGCAGGTACAAACGGAATTTCTCCAATTTTCTTAACAACTGTTGATGTAACAGGAGGTATCGGAATCGATTTGAAAAACTGGAAAAAACAAGTTGATGCAAACGGTGATGTAGTTCGTAACGAAGCGGGCGATCCTGTTTTAGAAGAAGTTTATTCAGTTGCTACAGGTACTGTTTTAACAATCAATACAAAAACTCAAAAATTATACAATGGAGACCAAGAGTTAATTGATATTTCAAGATCATTGACTCCTCAAAAAATGGAATTTATCAAAGCGGGTGGTTCTTACGCAATCGTTTTTGGTAAAAAAATCCAAACATTTGCTGCTCAAACTTTAGGTATCGAAGCTCCAGCAGTTTTCGCTCCTTCAAAAGAGATTTCAAATGATGGTCAAGGTTTAACTGCAGTTGAAAAAATCTTCAATAATAATGCAGTAGGATCTACTCCAGGAAAAGTTTTACATGCTGGTTCTGACGTTCGTGTTAAAGTAAACATTGTTGGTTCTCAAGATACAACTGGTTTGATGACATCGCAAGAGTTAGAAGCAATGGCTGCTACAGTGATCGCTCCAACAGTAGATGGTGCTTATCAATCAGGATGTCACACAGCTTCAGTTTGGGATAAAAAAGCACAAGCTAATATTCCTAAATTGATGAAATTTATGAATGATTTCGGTGTAATTACAGCGCGTGACCCTAAAGGTGAGTATCATGCAATGACTGACGTTATCCACAAAGTATTGAATGATATTACAATCGACGAATGGGCGATTATCATTGGTGGTGACTCGCACACACGTATGTCTAAAGGTGTTGCTTTCGGTGCCGATTCAGGAACTGTAGCATTAGCTTTAGCAACTGGTGAAGCTTCTATGCCAATTCCAGAATCTGTAAAAGTAACATTCAAAGGAGAGATGAAACAACACATGGATTTCCGTGATGTGGTTCACGCTACTCAAGCTCAAATGTTGAAACAATTTGACGGTGAGAATGTATTCCAAGGTCGTATCATCGAGGTACACATCGGTACATTATTAGCGGATCAAGCGTTTACATTTACAGACTGGACTGCAGAAATGAAAGCGAAAGCATCTATCTGTATTTCTCAAGATGATACATTAATCCAATCGTTAGAAATTGCGAAATCTCGTATCCAAATCATGATCGAGAAAGGAATGGACAACAAAAACCAAGTGTTACAAGGATTAATCGACAAAGCAAACAAACGTATCGAAGAAATTAAATCGGGTGCTAAACCTGCTTTAACTCCAGATGCAAATGCTAAATATTACGCTGAAGTAGTAATCGACTTAGATATTATCGAAGAGCCAATGATTGCCGATCCAGACGTAAACAATGCTGATGTTTCTAAACGTTATACACACGATACAATCCGCGATTTAACTTACTATGGTGGAGATAAACACGTAGATTTAGGTTTCGTAGGATCTTGTATGGTTCACAAAGACGATTTAAAAATCGTTTCTCAAATGTTACGTAATGTAGAAAAAGCGAATGGTAAAGTTGAGTTCAAAGCTCCTTTAGTTGTTGCGGCGCCTACTTACAACATCATCGACGAATTGAAAGCAGAAGGTGATTGGGAAATGTTACAAAAATACTCAGGATTTGAGTTTAGTGACTTATTGCCAAAATCTACTGCGCGTACAGAATACGAAAACATTATGTACTTAGAGCGTCCTGGTTGTAACTTATGTATGGGTAACCAAGAGAAAGCGGAAAAAGGAGATACAGTAATGGCGACATCTACACGTTTATTCCAAGGTCGTGTGGTTGAGGATAGAGATGGTAAAAAAGGAGAATCTTTATTAGCATCAACTCCAGTAGTTGTTTTATCAGCGATTTTAGGACGTATTCCTAATATTGAAGAATATAAAGCTGCTGTAGAAGGTATCAACTTAACAAAGTTTAAACCAATTTCAATGAACTAA
- the argH gene encoding argininosuccinate lyase, with protein MKLWDKGFTINDKIEKFTVGKDRELDAHLAKYDALASKAQANMLAKTGLITNEENDDLQIALDEVLVLIAENNFEVDENYEDIHSKIEAFLIEKTGDAGKKIHVARSRNDQVLVAIQLFEKEYLKHTTEKIVNLIEIFLQKADEFKNHQLPGYTHFQAAMPSSFGMWFSAYAESLLTDLYFFEAAYKISDQNPLGSGAGFGTSFPIDRLQTTQELGFSEILVSSVGAQMLRGKTEKSVATALAMICGTLSKMSYDLVLYNSQDLAFVKLPNEMTTGSSIMPHKKNPDVFELTRAHCNRIQALPNDIMMTINNLPSGYHRDYQILKEILFEPMMQFDNIIDILTFAIPQLQIKDNYMNQEKYDPIYTVENINEAIKNGTPFRDAYREVGLSVENGTYVPHKEFQTSHIGSIHNLRLDLISNKIEKFKLEAQVLK; from the coding sequence ATGAAACTTTGGGACAAAGGTTTTACCATTAATGATAAAATCGAAAAATTTACTGTTGGAAAAGACAGAGAATTGGATGCTCATCTTGCAAAATACGATGCTTTAGCGTCGAAAGCTCAGGCAAATATGCTAGCAAAAACAGGTTTGATTACCAATGAAGAAAATGATGATTTGCAAATTGCTTTGGATGAAGTTTTGGTTCTGATTGCGGAAAATAATTTCGAAGTCGACGAAAATTACGAAGATATACATTCAAAAATTGAGGCTTTTTTAATTGAGAAAACTGGCGATGCCGGGAAAAAAATTCACGTTGCGCGTTCTCGAAATGATCAAGTTTTGGTTGCAATTCAACTTTTTGAGAAAGAGTACTTAAAACATACAACAGAGAAAATTGTCAACTTAATTGAGATTTTCCTACAAAAAGCAGACGAATTCAAGAATCATCAATTACCTGGATATACGCATTTTCAGGCGGCAATGCCAAGTAGTTTTGGAATGTGGTTTTCTGCTTATGCAGAAAGTTTGTTGACAGATTTATACTTTTTTGAGGCTGCATATAAAATTTCTGATCAAAATCCTTTGGGCTCAGGTGCAGGTTTCGGAACAAGTTTCCCAATTGACCGTTTACAAACAACGCAAGAATTAGGTTTTTCAGAAATCTTAGTTTCTTCTGTTGGTGCGCAAATGCTTCGTGGAAAAACAGAAAAATCTGTTGCAACAGCTTTGGCAATGATTTGTGGAACATTGTCTAAAATGTCGTATGATTTGGTTCTATATAATTCACAAGATTTAGCTTTTGTGAAGTTGCCAAACGAAATGACAACAGGTTCGTCGATTATGCCGCACAAGAAAAATCCAGATGTTTTTGAGTTAACTCGTGCGCATTGCAATAGAATTCAGGCATTGCCAAATGATATTATGATGACGATTAATAATCTTCCAAGTGGATATCACCGCGATTATCAAATTTTGAAAGAAATATTATTCGAACCAATGATGCAGTTTGATAATATTATTGACATCTTAACATTTGCAATTCCTCAACTTCAGATTAAAGATAACTATATGAATCAGGAAAAATATGATCCGATTTATACAGTTGAAAATATTAATGAAGCGATCAAAAATGGAACACCTTTCCGTGATGCTTACAGAGAAGTTGGTTTATCTGTAGAAAATGGAACATATGTACCACACAAAGAATTTCAGACTTCGCATATCGGAAGTATTCATAATTTGAGGTTGGATTTAATTTCAAATAAAATCGAAAAATTCAAATTAGAAGCACAAGTTTTAAAATAA
- the folB gene encoding dihydroneopterin aldolase: MGVIILENIKIYSNHGCLDEEARIGSDYLVDLEAHADFTKATESDELVDALDYVSLNKIVKEEVGIRSKLLEHVCKRVLDRIGQELTNVTYARVKLSKLNPPIGGHVEKVSVILEKSY, translated from the coding sequence ATGGGAGTAATTATTTTAGAAAATATAAAAATATATTCGAATCACGGATGTTTAGATGAAGAAGCGCGCATTGGTTCTGATTATTTGGTTGATTTGGAAGCGCATGCAGATTTTACGAAAGCAACAGAATCGGATGAATTGGTTGATGCTTTGGATTATGTTTCGTTAAATAAAATTGTGAAGGAAGAAGTAGGTATTCGTTCAAAACTTTTGGAACATGTTTGTAAAAGAGTGTTAGATCGTATAGGTCAAGAACTTACGAATGTTACATATGCAAGAGTAAAATTATCAAAGCTGAATCCTCCTATTGGTGGGCATGTAGAAAAAGTGAGTGTTATTTTAGAAAAATCGTATTAA